The Pararoseomonas sp. SCSIO 73927 sequence CAGTCACATCACGCCTGGCTACAAGCGGGCGTTGTGGATCGTGGTGCTGCTCAATGTCGGCTACGGCCTGGTGGAGATCGTCGCCGGCTTCGTCGCCGGCAGCCAGGCACTCAAAGCCGACGCACTCGACTTCCTCGGCGACGGACTGATTACCTTTCTCGGCCTGCTCGCCATCGGCTGGAGCCTGTTGTGGCGCGCCCGCTCGGCGCTGATCCAGGGTATCTTCCTCGCCCTGCTTGGCCTCGGCGTGCTGGTGACGACCGGCTACCGCGTGCTGGTGCTCAATCAGCCGGATTCCGAGCTGATGGGCATCTTCGGAGCCATTGCCCTGGTGGTGAACGTCGCGGCGGCGGCGGTGCTGATCCCGCATCGCACGGGCGACGCCAATGTGCGCGCCGTCTGGCTGTTCTCGCGCAACGACGCCATCGGCAACGCCGCCGTGGTGGTCGCGGCTGGGCTGGTCTGGTGGACCGGCACGGCCTGGCCGGACCTGGCGGTGGCGCTGGTGATCGCCGGGCTGTTCCTGCAATCGGCCTGGTCGATCATCCGTGACGCCCGGCGCGACCTGGCCGAGGCGACAGCCTGATGCAGCCCGTTCTCACCTCGACCATCTCCTGTCCGCAATGCGGACACCGGCAGACCGAGACGATGCCGACGGATGCCTGCCAGTTTTTCTACGATTGCAAAGGATGCGGCGTGGTGCTGCGCCCGAAAAAGGGCGATTGCTGCGTGTTCTGCTCCTACGGCGATGTGCCATGCCCACCGGTGCAGACAGAAGGGCGGGCCTGCTGTGGTTCGGCCGGAGCGGGTGCCTGATGGTGGTCCGGCCGCGCCGCTTCCTGGTGTGGGGTCTGGCCTTCGCCGCCCTCGCCCTCGCCGTCGATCAGACGACGAAGGCGGCGGCGCTGGCCGCCGCCCCTGCCCTGGCGCAAGGCGTCGAGCTGCTGCCCTTCTTCGACTTGGTGCTGGTGTATAACCGGGGGGTGACGTTCGGCCTGCTGGCGAGCGATCACCCGGCCGGCCGCTGGCTGCTGATCCTGCTGACCTCCGCCGTCAGCATCGGCCTGCTGGTCTGGCTGACGCGGGCGCAGAGCCGCACCCAGGCGGCGGCGCTCGGCCTCATCCTTGGCGGGGCGCTCGGCAACCTGGTGGACCGGCTGCGCCATGGCGCAGTAACGGATTTCCTCGACTTCCATGTCCAGGGCTACCACTGGCCGGCCTTCAACCTGGCGGACAGCGGCATTGTGCTTGGGGTGGCGCTGCTGCTGTTCGGAGAGCTGCGCGCCCCGGCACGGGCGGCCGCGACCCCAGAAGGCAGCCCGTCATGAGCGACGTGTTCGATATCGTCATCGTCGGCGGCGGCCCTGGCGGCTACCCCGCCGCGATCCGTGCCGCCCAGCTTGGCATGCGGGTCGCCTGCATTGAGAAGCGCGAGCGGCTGGGCGGCACCTGCCTAAATGTGGGCTGCATCCCCTCCAAGGCGCTGCTCGACGCCACCGAGACCTACAGCCTGATCCGTCACGGCGCCTCCGGCTTTGGCATCCGCGTCCCGGAGGTGGAGTTCGACCTCGCCGGGATCATGGACCACAAGCATCGCGTGGTCGGCGGCCTCGCCGACGGCGTCGACTATCTGTTCCGCAAGCATCGCATCACCCGCGTGCGCGGCACCGGCCGGATCGAAGCACCGGACCGGGTCGTGGTGACACCCACGGAGGGCGGCGCGCCGCGCAGGCTCACCGCGACCCGCGCCGTGGTGATCGCCACCGGCTCGGAAGCCACCCCGCTGCCCGGCATCGCGATCGACGAGGAGCGGATCGTCTCCTCGACCGGCGCACTATCGCTACCGGCAGTGCCGCGTCGGCTCGCCATCATCGGAGCCGGCTATATCGGCCTGGAGCTCGGCTCGGTCTGGCGGCGCCTCGGCGCGGAGGTGACGGTGCTGGAGTATCTTGACCGCATCACGCCCGGCCTGGATGCCGAGATCGCTGACGCCCTGCGGCGCGTTCTGGAGGAGCAGGGCTTCCGCTTCCGTCTCGGCACGCGCGTGCTCGGCGCCCGCCGCGATGGCGATGCGGTGCGAATCACGGCGCAGCCTGCGCAAGGCGACGGCGCATCGGAGGAGCTGACGGCCGACGTGCTGCTGGTGGCGGTCGGCCGACGCGCCTTCACCGCAGGCCTCGGGCTGGAGGCGCTGGGCGTGGCGCTGGACAAGCGCAGGTGGGTGACGGTGGATGCGCGCTTTGAGACCAACGTGCCGGGCATTTATGCCATCGGCGATGCGATTACCGGGCCGATGCTGGCGCATAAGGCCGAGGAGGAAGGGATCGCGCTGGCCGAGATCCTCGCTGGCCAGGCCGGGCATGTGGATTACGGAACGATCCCGGCGGTGGTGTACACCTGGCCCGAGGTGGCGACCGTCGGACGGACGGAGGAGCAGCTGAAGGAGGAAGGCATCGCGTACCGTGTCGGGCGCTTCCCCTTCTCGGCCAACGCCCGCGCCCGCTCGCGCCGGGCGACCGAGGGGCTGGTGAAGGTGCTGGCGGACGCGGCGACGGACCGGGTGCTCGGCGTG is a genomic window containing:
- a CDS encoding cation diffusion facilitator family transporter; this translates as MSTTTDAPATARYRVTGMDCPSCAAKIEKAARGVGGVEEVKVSIASQIMTLRLDGADARLPEVERAVTGLGYQLDRLDSPASRSEAGSDDDDELPKDLSHITPGYKRALWIVVLLNVGYGLVEIVAGFVAGSQALKADALDFLGDGLITFLGLLAIGWSLLWRARSALIQGIFLALLGLGVLVTTGYRVLVLNQPDSELMGIFGAIALVVNVAAAAVLIPHRTGDANVRAVWLFSRNDAIGNAAVVVAAGLVWWTGTAWPDLAVALVIAGLFLQSAWSIIRDARRDLAEATA
- a CDS encoding GDCCVxC domain-containing (seleno)protein, coding for MQPVLTSTISCPQCGHRQTETMPTDACQFFYDCKGCGVVLRPKKGDCCVFCSYGDVPCPPVQTEGRACCGSAGAGA
- the lspA gene encoding signal peptidase II, yielding MVVRPRRFLVWGLAFAALALAVDQTTKAAALAAAPALAQGVELLPFFDLVLVYNRGVTFGLLASDHPAGRWLLILLTSAVSIGLLVWLTRAQSRTQAAALGLILGGALGNLVDRLRHGAVTDFLDFHVQGYHWPAFNLADSGIVLGVALLLFGELRAPARAAATPEGSPS
- the lpdA gene encoding dihydrolipoyl dehydrogenase, giving the protein MSDVFDIVIVGGGPGGYPAAIRAAQLGMRVACIEKRERLGGTCLNVGCIPSKALLDATETYSLIRHGASGFGIRVPEVEFDLAGIMDHKHRVVGGLADGVDYLFRKHRITRVRGTGRIEAPDRVVVTPTEGGAPRRLTATRAVVIATGSEATPLPGIAIDEERIVSSTGALSLPAVPRRLAIIGAGYIGLELGSVWRRLGAEVTVLEYLDRITPGLDAEIADALRRVLEEQGFRFRLGTRVLGARRDGDAVRITAQPAQGDGASEELTADVLLVAVGRRAFTAGLGLEALGVALDKRRWVTVDARFETNVPGIYAIGDAITGPMLAHKAEEEGIALAEILAGQAGHVDYGTIPAVVYTWPEVATVGRTEEQLKEEGIAYRVGRFPFSANARARSRRATEGLVKVLADAATDRVLGVHIIGPDAGTLIHEAVLAMVYGASAEDIARTTHAHPTLPEALREAALAVDGRPMHL